The following are from one region of the Qipengyuania flava genome:
- a CDS encoding molybdopterin molybdotransferase MoeA yields MIAFDEAQALLEERVDPLGRERVSLDRAAGRWLAEDVFAQIASPRSHVSAMDGYAVRLSDLDQAPTLLVAGEARPGLPHTAALGAREAVRIFTGAPIPEGADCVIIQEYALRDGGTVRFEDGHGPSRHIRRMGHDFNAGDRLLAKGARLDGKALLAAASGDVAKLSVHASPRVSLLATGDELVAPGEARRASFTIPDSVTLGLEAMIAGQGGHVVQRHRAADDLPALERQAGELVESADLIVVTGGASVGEHDFAKPMFEAHGLELVFSKVAIKPGKPVWLGRVGKVWVLGLPGNPTSAMVTARLFLQPLLARLQGGEGTLEWKRMLLTEPLPATGDRETFARAQWMERGLRPLGNQDSGVQGGLARADWLIRCPPGQAALAAGENVSALLF; encoded by the coding sequence ATGATCGCTTTCGACGAGGCGCAGGCGCTGCTTGAGGAGCGCGTTGACCCGCTGGGGCGAGAACGCGTTTCCCTCGATCGCGCGGCGGGTCGGTGGCTGGCGGAGGATGTTTTCGCGCAGATCGCGTCGCCACGGTCCCATGTCTCGGCCATGGACGGCTACGCGGTTCGCTTGTCCGATCTCGATCAGGCGCCCACGCTGCTTGTGGCGGGCGAGGCCCGGCCGGGACTGCCGCATACAGCTGCGCTAGGGGCGCGGGAAGCGGTTCGCATCTTCACAGGCGCTCCGATCCCCGAAGGCGCGGACTGCGTGATCATCCAGGAGTACGCATTGCGGGATGGCGGCACCGTGCGCTTTGAGGACGGGCATGGGCCGTCACGTCACATTCGCCGCATGGGGCATGATTTCAATGCAGGCGATCGGCTCCTGGCCAAGGGGGCGCGGCTTGATGGCAAGGCCTTGCTCGCCGCTGCGTCGGGTGATGTCGCCAAGCTGAGCGTCCACGCATCTCCCCGCGTGAGCTTGCTTGCAACGGGCGATGAGCTGGTCGCGCCGGGTGAAGCCCGCCGGGCGTCTTTCACCATTCCAGACAGCGTCACGCTTGGCCTCGAGGCGATGATTGCGGGGCAAGGCGGGCACGTGGTCCAACGCCATCGGGCCGCCGATGATCTGCCCGCGCTGGAGCGGCAGGCCGGTGAACTGGTCGAGAGCGCCGATCTCATAGTGGTGACTGGCGGCGCTTCGGTTGGCGAGCATGATTTTGCCAAGCCCATGTTCGAAGCCCACGGGCTCGAGCTCGTGTTCAGCAAGGTGGCGATCAAGCCGGGTAAACCGGTGTGGCTGGGCCGCGTGGGCAAGGTCTGGGTGCTCGGCCTGCCGGGCAATCCGACCTCCGCCATGGTGACGGCTCGCCTTTTCCTGCAGCCCTTGCTCGCGCGCCTCCAAGGCGGTGAGGGAACACTCGAATGGAAGCGTATGCTCCTGACCGAGCCCCTGCCGGCAACCGGGGACCGCGAGACTTTTGCGCGGGCGCAGTGGATGGAGAGGGGCCTCCGCCCGCTCGGCAATCAGGACAGCGGTGTGCAGGGCGGCCTTGCCCGCGCCGACTGGCTGATCCGCTGCCCGCCCGGGCAAGCTGCGCTGGCGGCCGGCGAAAACGTCAGCGCCCTCTTGTTCTAG
- the moaC gene encoding cyclic pyranopterin monophosphate synthase MoaC, giving the protein MGKLTHIDEAGQARMVDVGDKGATARRAWARGTLTCAPATLDLVKAGKTPKGSVIATAELAGVMGAKRTSDLIPLCHPLPISHVEVVIAMDEMLPGFAIEASVRTEGRTGVEMEALTAVSVASLTLFDMLKAVDKTMVIGGIEVTAKEGGKSGSWTRG; this is encoded by the coding sequence GTGGGCAAACTGACGCATATTGATGAAGCCGGGCAGGCGCGCATGGTCGATGTGGGCGACAAGGGGGCCACGGCGCGGCGAGCCTGGGCGAGGGGGACGCTCACCTGCGCGCCCGCAACGCTCGATCTGGTGAAGGCCGGCAAGACGCCCAAGGGAAGCGTTATCGCGACGGCGGAGCTCGCCGGGGTGATGGGCGCCAAGCGCACATCCGACCTGATTCCGCTGTGCCACCCGCTGCCCATTTCGCATGTCGAGGTCGTCATCGCGATGGACGAGATGCTACCGGGCTTCGCAATCGAGGCCTCGGTCCGCACCGAAGGCCGGACGGGCGTGGAAATGGAAGCGCTTACAGCGGTTTCAGTGGCAAGTCTCACACTGTTTGACATGCTCAAGGCGGTCGACAAGACGATGGTAATCGGAGGCATCGAGGTCACCGCGAAGGAGGGCGGCAAGTCGGGCAGCTGGACGCGCGGATGA